The following are encoded in a window of Corynebacterium marinum DSM 44953 genomic DNA:
- a CDS encoding ABC transporter substrate-binding protein codes for MAALTRRTFLGATALGTLGVLGGRAVGAVPSGPDPGPGDTVTIGYVPIACSSPLLAADALGAFQRRGLDVRLRRFAGWADLWSAYLTGQLHVTHMLSPMAVTPTSRPTSLAYTLNTNGQAVTIASRLHSEVSGLADLRGRVIGIPFEHSIHSLLLRDQLAAHGVDPVADLELRLLRPADMVAQLEVGGIDGFIGPEPFNQRALATGSGRVLHMTKEFWDRHPCCAVAMGEDWRQAHPDQALAVTDALAEASSFLNAPGNHAEAASMLSREIYLNQPAALISPVLQGAYRNWAGEDVVDPERIHFGDSTDPAATAWMREQLTRWELA; via the coding sequence GTGGCCGCACTCACCCGGCGCACCTTCCTCGGCGCCACCGCCCTCGGCACACTCGGGGTCCTCGGCGGCCGCGCCGTAGGTGCCGTGCCGTCCGGCCCGGATCCCGGCCCCGGGGACACCGTCACCATCGGTTACGTCCCCATCGCGTGCTCCTCCCCGCTGCTCGCCGCCGACGCTCTCGGCGCTTTTCAGCGGCGTGGCCTCGACGTCCGGCTCCGCCGCTTCGCCGGCTGGGCCGACCTGTGGTCCGCCTACCTCACCGGCCAGCTGCACGTCACCCACATGCTCTCCCCCATGGCCGTGACGCCGACCTCCCGGCCCACCTCGCTCGCCTACACCCTCAACACCAACGGCCAGGCCGTCACCATCGCCTCCCGCCTCCACTCCGAGGTCTCCGGCCTGGCCGACCTGCGCGGGCGGGTCATCGGCATCCCCTTCGAGCACTCCATCCATTCGCTGCTGCTGCGCGACCAGCTCGCCGCCCACGGCGTCGACCCCGTCGCCGACCTGGAGCTACGCCTCCTGCGCCCGGCCGACATGGTCGCCCAGCTCGAGGTCGGCGGCATCGACGGGTTCATCGGCCCGGAGCCCTTCAACCAGCGCGCCCTGGCCACCGGTTCCGGCCGTGTCCTGCACATGACCAAGGAATTCTGGGACCGCCACCCCTGCTGCGCCGTCGCCATGGGCGAGGACTGGAGGCAGGCACATCCGGACCAGGCCCTCGCCGTCACCGACGCTTTGGCCGAGGCATCCTCCTTCCTCAACGCCCCGGGCAACCACGCCGAGGCCGCCAGCATGCTCTCGCGCGAGATCTACCTCAACCAGCCCGCCGCCCTCATCTCCCCCGTCCTGCAGGGCGCGTACCGGAACTGGGCCGGCGAGGACGTCGTCGACCCCGAGCGCATCCACTTCGGCGACTCCACCGACCCCGCCGCCACCGCCTGGATGCGCGAACAGCTCACCCGTTGGGAGCTCGCATGA